The Miltoncostaea oceani genome includes a region encoding these proteins:
- a CDS encoding rhomboid family intramembrane serine protease, which translates to MATTHETETQRCYRHPDRETLLSCSNCERPICTSCMTSAAVGMRCPECARGGASAAGTAVRRATARGAAGDTALATSAIVAFTLLVYLAQVIQTGDLWNPDNARLVADGALFGPAVADGEWWRLLTAGFLHASPIHVGFNMYLLWFLGGALERYAGTGRFLVVYVTSILWGSVGALLLDPNAYTLGASGGVFGLMAALYLLERQRGVALLGSSVGMLLVLNLVITFVLPGISIGGHIGGIVGGAAAGFVLSGFGRGHLAYGRLSPQIYAAITLLMVGAVVAGVVVAGAG; encoded by the coding sequence ATGGCGACGACGCACGAGACCGAGACGCAGCGCTGCTACCGCCACCCCGACCGCGAGACGCTGCTCTCGTGCTCGAACTGCGAGCGCCCGATCTGCACGTCCTGCATGACCTCCGCGGCGGTCGGGATGCGGTGCCCGGAGTGCGCCCGCGGCGGCGCGTCGGCGGCGGGCACGGCGGTGCGTCGGGCGACCGCGCGCGGCGCGGCGGGGGACACCGCCCTCGCCACCTCCGCGATCGTCGCGTTCACCCTGCTGGTGTACCTCGCGCAGGTCATCCAGACCGGTGACCTCTGGAACCCGGACAACGCGCGCCTCGTCGCCGACGGCGCCCTGTTCGGGCCGGCGGTCGCCGACGGGGAGTGGTGGCGGCTGCTGACGGCAGGCTTCCTGCACGCCAGCCCGATCCACGTGGGCTTCAACATGTACCTGCTCTGGTTCCTCGGCGGCGCCCTCGAGCGCTATGCCGGGACCGGCCGGTTCCTCGTCGTCTACGTCACGTCGATCCTGTGGGGCTCGGTCGGCGCGCTCCTGCTCGATCCGAACGCCTACACCCTCGGCGCGTCGGGCGGCGTCTTCGGCCTGATGGCGGCCCTCTACCTGCTGGAGCGCCAGCGCGGCGTGGCGCTGCTCGGGTCGAGCGTCGGGATGCTGCTCGTCCTGAACCTCGTCATCACGTTCGTGCTGCCGGGGATCTCGATCGGCGGCCACATCGGCGGGATCGTCGGGGGCGCCGCCGCCGGGTTCGTGCTGTCGGGCTTCGGCCGGGGGCACCTCGCCTACGGCCGCCTGAGCCCGCAGATCTACGCCGCGATCACCCTCCTGATGGTCGGCGCCGTCGTCGCGGGCGTCGTGGTGGCGGGGGCGGGCTAG
- a CDS encoding ribonuclease D: MSPPPITDAAGVDAVVREARAEGRAAIDLEFLWERTYAPVACLAQIATPRGIHIVDPIDGAPLGPVAELVSDPDVEVVMHAPSADLTLLGLAFGTRPENFVDVQVLAGFVGLGAGQGLATLLERVLGVHLDKGERYTDWSRRPLSEAQLEYGAADVAHLLQLADELTRRAEEMGRLDWVAEEHRRRYGPGARLVPDPATAWRRVKGGGRLNARDRAVLAAIAEWREREAARRDKPASWIIPDRTLVEMAHRRPADRRALENERGLPARIQGAEAESLLAALRAGAAAEPIASAPPPSPEVQHRLEVLAPLGAVLVAARAAAVGLAPSLLATRDDITSFLAAVVSGDGDGEQLGSGWRRELVGDALVELAEGRLALGADPRRPYLAEVRRGDPPGDG; encoded by the coding sequence ATGTCGCCGCCGCCGATCACCGACGCCGCCGGCGTCGACGCCGTCGTCCGCGAGGCACGCGCCGAGGGGCGCGCCGCCATCGACCTGGAGTTCCTCTGGGAGCGGACCTACGCGCCCGTCGCGTGCCTCGCCCAGATCGCCACCCCCCGCGGCATCCACATCGTGGACCCGATCGACGGGGCGCCGCTCGGGCCGGTCGCGGAGCTGGTGTCCGACCCGGACGTCGAGGTCGTGATGCACGCCCCGTCGGCCGACCTGACGCTGCTCGGCCTCGCCTTCGGCACCCGGCCCGAGAACTTCGTCGACGTCCAGGTGCTCGCCGGCTTCGTCGGCCTCGGCGCCGGGCAGGGCCTCGCGACGCTGCTGGAGCGCGTCCTCGGCGTCCACCTGGACAAGGGCGAGCGGTACACCGACTGGAGCCGCCGCCCCCTGTCGGAGGCGCAGCTCGAATACGGCGCCGCCGACGTCGCGCACCTGCTGCAGCTCGCCGACGAGCTCACCCGCCGCGCCGAGGAGATGGGCCGCCTCGACTGGGTCGCCGAGGAGCACCGGCGCCGGTACGGACCGGGCGCGCGCCTCGTGCCGGACCCCGCCACCGCGTGGCGCCGGGTCAAGGGCGGTGGACGCCTCAACGCCCGCGACCGTGCGGTGCTCGCCGCGATCGCCGAGTGGCGCGAGCGCGAGGCCGCCCGCCGCGACAAGCCGGCCTCGTGGATCATCCCGGACCGCACCCTCGTCGAGATGGCCCACCGCCGTCCCGCCGACCGGCGCGCCCTCGAGAACGAGCGGGGCCTCCCGGCCCGCATCCAGGGCGCCGAGGCCGAGTCGCTGCTCGCCGCGCTGCGCGCCGGGGCCGCCGCCGAGCCGATCGCCTCCGCCCCTCCCCCCTCACCCGAGGTCCAGCACCGCCTCGAGGTGCTCGCGCCGCTCGGCGCGGTGCTCGTCGCGGCGCGCGCCGCCGCGGTGGGCCTCGCCCCGAGCCTCCTCGCGACCCGCGACGACATCACGTCGTTCCTCGCCGCGGTCGTGTCGGGCGACGGCGACGGCGAGCAACTCGGCAGCGGCTGGCGCCGCGAGCTCGTCGGGGACGCCCTCGTCGAGCTGGCCGAGGGCCGCCTCGCGCTCGGCGCCGACCCGCGCCGCCCCTACCTCGCCGAGGTGCGCCGCGGCGATCCCCCCGGGGACGGGTAG
- a CDS encoding GAF and ANTAR domain-containing protein, with protein MHIDPGALAASLQAISSSPASEVPPIEASLARVIDAARRLFAVTGVGLMLVDAEGALRYVGATDAAARALETAQEDLGDGPCVEGFVTGTVVTTADLARDDRWPELAARVAPEGVAAVLGVPTRVAGTVIGSLNVYRSAPYEWDASDIGAVEAHNEVLESMISTALVARQRGIVVDQLQTALERRVVVERAIGMLMERHAVTDVVAFAALRRAARDARCAVADLAARTLEGDDVVGARLPRSETA; from the coding sequence GTGCACATCGATCCGGGCGCGCTCGCGGCGAGCCTGCAGGCGATCTCGTCGTCCCCGGCGTCGGAGGTCCCGCCCATCGAGGCGAGCCTCGCGCGCGTCATCGACGCGGCCCGTCGCCTGTTCGCCGTCACCGGTGTCGGGCTGATGCTGGTCGATGCCGAGGGGGCGCTGCGCTACGTCGGGGCGACGGACGCGGCGGCCCGTGCGCTCGAGACCGCGCAGGAGGACCTCGGCGACGGGCCCTGCGTCGAGGGCTTCGTCACGGGGACGGTGGTGACGACCGCCGACCTGGCGCGCGACGACCGCTGGCCGGAGCTCGCCGCGCGCGTCGCGCCGGAGGGCGTCGCCGCGGTGCTCGGGGTGCCGACGCGCGTCGCGGGGACGGTGATCGGCTCGCTCAACGTGTACCGGTCGGCCCCCTACGAATGGGACGCGAGCGACATCGGCGCCGTCGAGGCGCACAACGAGGTCCTCGAGTCCATGATCAGCACCGCGCTCGTCGCCCGTCAGCGGGGCATCGTCGTCGACCAGCTCCAGACCGCCCTCGAGCGCCGCGTCGTGGTGGAGCGGGCGATCGGGATGCTGATGGAGCGCCACGCGGTCACCGACGTGGTGGCGTTCGCCGCGCTGCGGCGGGCCGCCCGGGACGCGCGCTGCGCCGTCGCCGACCTCGCCGCCCGCACCCTGGAGGGGGACGACGTCGTCGGCGCGCGCCTACCGCGCTCCGAGACCGCCTGA
- a CDS encoding glutamate synthase-related protein, whose amino-acid sequence MTVPPPFATTPPSGLPDLIEHDACALAAFATRDGKPSRAMLEHALTSLQMMVHRSGSVDGEGDGSGLLIDLPRPAWRRRLASEGLDPAAADDRSFTVAHIFFDAPEDVDAQVPSIEAIIREHGFEILWSGEGTIDRGALGPRASETPPIFWQIACLAQPGTPASTNCYRAMVRMERELDCHVASFSANDAVYKVQGQPEVIARFYPEMQEPDFAAARIIAHNRYSTNTYPTFSRVQPFSILGHNGEINTIAQLREQSEQLGLPITRNGSDSQDLNRLLEGLIFEKGLSLLEAVEFAFPPILGEVHRLPAKLQDLYVHYREALGPYAQGPVGLACRAADEMVFAVDAMGLRPLWWIETEDMYVVSSEPGIVPVTDLTRDPAPLAPGEKVALLSGEDGVPRVLDYWEVQREVYQRAKGRGALPTAETRARLAGGLDPVAVEEYPDDDLEAPELPLETLLASAGWIESDKQQLQFHADRGAEPIGSLGWDGPLGPFTPVPMPLSDYLQETVAVVTNPAIDREREVEHFSTRVVLGRRPPIEGVEPEPPQRCELRMPLILGGMRPGAATLSLPEMRRVAVSQGVACMEDVLAAWDWRAARLPLHFPQDGSVRAHLEHLAEAAVAAVADGAELIVLNDLGAGPDERVCDPHLALSAVDKALREARKEDGSSYRRDASLVLQAAGIRNVHDVMVALGFGAQALCPYALMEKAMDGSPEPFAAATHVLEGLQKGMEKVLSTLGIHELRGYGRLVSAIGVSPEVLDLLAIPGFCASEGRGLGLEDLDALAEQGRQIRAGEESPSKVKLPRMYPKVWKALSRVATSERGYDEFAETLDKLETEQPVALRHAVQPQLAAEADRIAPGDVSSKVGEHELPFLISSMSFGSQGEVAFRSYAEAAYQADMLCMNGEGGEIPDMYGKYPKHRGQQIASGRFGVSSLLINSSEWVEIKIGQGAKPGEGGHLPGSKVTQAIAQARNAAVGSDLISPSNNHDLYSIEDLAQLIDELKTANPHAKVIVKVPVVPGIGTIAIGIAKAGADVLTLSGYDGGTGAARQHALRRAGLPCEIGTVLAHHALTEAGIRDRVEIWADGGLRSAADAIKLMCMGANRLGFGTAAMVAIGCTICRGCQLDTCHVGIATQLDEEEAHERGLKRFVPRVFDPSVETLVRYFTEMGTALRTIAGEMGVREVQDLVGQADRLVQVSHHDRLDLSSLLTPVGQRLITSPAGTPRFFRPFHPPPPHRAPEVAAERLSAGAALAVEEEATTAADRNLGTDLAGLIARATTGVHNAWVNGDGGGVSPTNASEEAAREDPSGNNGSGGPDGVQGGDVTGVGARAPGTGNGNGNGNGNGHRPTLVDLAFTKGAAVGSGLAAFTLDGVRVRVFGGAQDGVGKCALGGEIQVLKAQNSRGDWVGGHVGKSFAYGAQRGLFLIQGNADARAGIRLSGADMVLGGEPTDPLDDRLGTLAARANCKGFAFEYMTGGRVLVLGDPGPWLCSGMTGGVVYVRQNADWNLDEAAVRRRLSKAAKVSLAPLEESDVANVTELLGDYLEALREGGQGETAARLQPLLDDPEEHFLAINPVTQQADPNISTE is encoded by the coding sequence ATGACCGTCCCGCCCCCGTTCGCCACCACGCCGCCGAGCGGCCTCCCGGACCTGATCGAGCACGATGCGTGCGCGCTCGCAGCCTTCGCCACGCGCGACGGCAAGCCGAGCCGCGCGATGCTGGAGCACGCCCTGACGTCGCTCCAGATGATGGTCCACCGCTCCGGGAGCGTGGACGGCGAGGGCGACGGGAGCGGCCTGCTGATCGACCTGCCCCGCCCGGCCTGGCGCCGCCGGCTCGCGTCGGAGGGCCTCGACCCGGCCGCCGCCGACGACCGCAGCTTCACCGTCGCGCACATCTTCTTCGACGCGCCGGAGGACGTGGACGCCCAGGTGCCGAGCATCGAGGCGATCATCCGCGAGCACGGGTTCGAGATCCTGTGGAGCGGCGAGGGCACCATCGACCGCGGCGCCCTCGGCCCGCGCGCCTCGGAGACCCCGCCGATCTTCTGGCAGATCGCCTGCCTCGCGCAGCCGGGCACCCCCGCGTCGACCAACTGCTACCGCGCCATGGTGCGGATGGAGCGCGAGCTCGACTGCCACGTCGCCTCGTTCTCGGCGAACGACGCCGTCTACAAGGTGCAGGGCCAGCCCGAGGTCATCGCCCGGTTCTACCCGGAGATGCAGGAGCCCGACTTCGCGGCGGCGCGGATCATCGCCCACAACCGCTACTCGACGAACACGTACCCGACGTTCAGCCGGGTGCAGCCGTTCTCGATCCTCGGCCACAACGGCGAGATCAACACGATCGCCCAGCTCCGCGAGCAGAGCGAGCAGCTCGGCCTGCCCATCACCCGCAACGGGTCGGACAGCCAGGACCTGAACCGCCTCCTCGAGGGACTGATCTTCGAGAAGGGCCTGTCGCTGCTGGAGGCCGTCGAGTTCGCCTTCCCGCCCATCCTGGGCGAGGTGCACCGCCTGCCGGCGAAGCTCCAGGACCTCTACGTCCACTACCGCGAGGCGCTCGGCCCGTACGCGCAGGGCCCCGTCGGCCTGGCGTGCCGCGCCGCCGACGAGATGGTGTTCGCGGTCGACGCGATGGGCCTGCGCCCGCTGTGGTGGATCGAGACCGAGGACATGTACGTCGTCTCGTCGGAGCCGGGCATCGTCCCCGTCACCGACCTGACCCGCGACCCGGCCCCGCTCGCCCCCGGCGAGAAGGTCGCCCTGCTGAGCGGCGAGGACGGCGTGCCCCGGGTGCTCGACTACTGGGAGGTCCAGCGCGAGGTCTACCAGCGCGCCAAGGGCCGCGGCGCCCTCCCGACGGCCGAGACGCGCGCGCGCCTCGCCGGCGGGCTCGACCCCGTCGCCGTCGAGGAGTACCCCGACGACGACCTCGAGGCACCCGAGCTCCCGCTCGAGACCCTCCTCGCCTCCGCGGGCTGGATCGAGAGCGACAAGCAGCAGCTCCAGTTCCACGCGGACCGCGGCGCCGAGCCGATCGGATCGCTCGGCTGGGACGGCCCGCTCGGACCGTTCACCCCCGTCCCGATGCCGCTCTCGGACTACCTCCAGGAGACCGTCGCGGTCGTGACGAACCCGGCCATCGACCGGGAGCGCGAGGTCGAGCACTTCTCGACCCGCGTCGTCCTCGGCCGCCGGCCCCCGATCGAGGGCGTCGAGCCCGAGCCGCCGCAGCGCTGCGAGCTGCGGATGCCGCTCATCCTCGGCGGGATGCGCCCCGGCGCCGCGACGCTGTCGCTGCCGGAGATGCGCCGCGTGGCCGTCAGCCAGGGCGTCGCGTGCATGGAGGACGTCCTCGCCGCCTGGGACTGGCGGGCCGCGCGCCTGCCGCTGCACTTCCCGCAGGACGGAAGCGTCCGCGCCCACCTCGAGCACCTCGCGGAGGCCGCCGTCGCGGCCGTCGCGGACGGCGCCGAGCTGATCGTGCTGAACGACCTCGGCGCGGGTCCCGACGAGCGGGTCTGCGACCCCCACCTCGCCCTGTCGGCGGTCGACAAGGCCCTGCGGGAGGCGCGCAAGGAGGACGGCTCGTCCTACCGCCGCGACGCCAGCCTCGTGCTGCAGGCCGCGGGCATCCGCAACGTCCACGACGTCATGGTCGCGCTCGGCTTCGGCGCCCAGGCGCTCTGCCCGTACGCGCTGATGGAGAAGGCGATGGACGGCTCGCCCGAGCCGTTCGCCGCCGCCACCCACGTGCTCGAGGGCCTGCAGAAGGGCATGGAGAAGGTCCTGTCCACGCTCGGCATCCACGAGCTGCGCGGCTACGGCCGCCTCGTGTCGGCGATCGGGGTCTCCCCCGAGGTGCTCGACCTCCTCGCGATCCCGGGCTTCTGCGCCTCGGAGGGACGCGGCCTCGGCCTCGAGGACCTCGACGCGCTCGCCGAGCAGGGCCGCCAGATCCGCGCCGGCGAGGAGAGCCCGTCCAAGGTCAAGCTCCCCCGCATGTACCCCAAGGTGTGGAAGGCCCTCTCGCGGGTCGCCACGTCCGAGCGGGGCTACGACGAGTTCGCGGAGACGCTCGACAAGCTCGAGACCGAGCAGCCGGTGGCCCTGCGCCACGCGGTGCAGCCCCAGCTCGCCGCCGAGGCCGACCGGATCGCCCCGGGCGACGTCTCGTCGAAGGTCGGCGAGCACGAGCTGCCGTTCCTCATCAGCTCGATGAGCTTCGGCAGCCAGGGCGAGGTCGCCTTCCGCTCCTACGCGGAGGCCGCCTACCAGGCCGACATGCTCTGCATGAACGGCGAGGGCGGCGAGATCCCCGACATGTACGGCAAGTACCCGAAGCACCGCGGCCAGCAGATCGCCAGCGGCCGCTTCGGCGTCTCGTCGCTGCTGATCAACTCCTCGGAGTGGGTCGAGATCAAGATCGGCCAGGGCGCCAAGCCCGGCGAGGGCGGCCACCTGCCGGGCTCGAAGGTGACCCAGGCCATCGCCCAGGCGCGCAACGCGGCCGTCGGCAGCGACCTGATCAGCCCGTCCAACAACCACGACCTCTACTCGATCGAGGACCTCGCCCAGCTCATCGACGAGCTGAAGACGGCCAACCCGCACGCCAAGGTGATCGTCAAGGTCCCCGTCGTCCCGGGCATCGGCACCATCGCGATCGGCATCGCGAAGGCGGGGGCCGACGTCCTGACCCTCTCGGGCTACGACGGCGGCACCGGCGCGGCGCGCCAGCACGCCCTGCGGCGCGCGGGCCTGCCCTGCGAGATCGGCACGGTGCTCGCGCACCACGCCCTCACCGAGGCCGGCATCCGCGACCGCGTGGAGATCTGGGCCGACGGCGGGCTGCGCAGCGCGGCGGACGCCATCAAGCTGATGTGCATGGGCGCCAACCGGCTGGGCTTCGGCACCGCCGCGATGGTCGCCATCGGGTGCACCATCTGCCGCGGCTGCCAGCTCGACACCTGCCACGTCGGCATCGCGACCCAGCTCGACGAGGAGGAGGCGCACGAGCGCGGCCTGAAGCGCTTCGTGCCGCGCGTCTTCGACCCGTCGGTCGAGACCCTGGTGCGCTACTTCACCGAGATGGGCACCGCCCTCCGCACCATCGCGGGCGAGATGGGCGTGCGCGAGGTGCAGGACCTGGTCGGCCAGGCCGACCGCCTCGTCCAGGTCTCCCATCACGACCGCCTCGACCTGTCGAGCCTTCTGACGCCCGTCGGGCAGCGCCTCATCACCTCCCCCGCCGGGACGCCCCGCTTCTTCCGGCCGTTCCACCCGCCGCCGCCGCACCGGGCGCCCGAGGTGGCCGCTGAGCGGCTGTCGGCCGGCGCCGCGCTCGCGGTGGAGGAGGAGGCCACCACGGCCGCCGACCGCAACCTCGGCACCGACCTCGCCGGGCTGATCGCCCGCGCCACGACCGGCGTGCACAACGCGTGGGTCAACGGCGACGGGGGCGGCGTCTCGCCGACGAACGCCTCCGAGGAGGCGGCGCGGGAGGACCCGTCGGGCAACAACGGCTCCGGCGGCCCCGACGGCGTGCAGGGCGGCGACGTCACCGGCGTCGGCGCACGGGCGCCGGGCACCGGGAACGGCAACGGCAACGGCAACGGCAACGGGCACCGCCCGACCCTCGTGGACCTCGCGTTCACGAAGGGCGCCGCGGTCGGCTCCGGCCTGGCGGCGTTCACCCTCGACGGCGTGCGCGTGCGGGTGTTCGGCGGCGCGCAGGACGGCGTCGGCAAGTGCGCGCTCGGCGGCGAGATCCAGGTGCTGAAGGCGCAGAACTCCCGTGGCGACTGGGTCGGCGGGCACGTGGGCAAGAGCTTCGCCTACGGCGCGCAGCGCGGCCTGTTCCTCATCCAGGGCAACGCCGACGCCCGGGCGGGCATCCGACTCTCCGGCGCCGACATGGTCCTGGGCGGCGAGCCGACCGACCCGCTCGACGACCGCCTCGGCACCCTCGCGGCCCGCGCGAACTGCAAGGGCTTCGCGTTCGAGTACATGACGGGCGGCCGGGTGCTCGTGCTCGGCGACCCGGGGCCGTGGCTGTGCAGCGGCATGACCGGCGGCGTGGTCTACGTCCGCCAGAACGCCGACTGGAACCTCGACGAGGCCGCCGTCCGCCGGCGCCTGTCGAAGGCCGCCAAGGTGAGCCTGGCGCCGCTCGAGGAGTCGGACGTCGCCAACGTCACCGAGTTGCTCGGCGACTACCTCGAGGCGCTGCGGGAGGGCGGGCAGGGCGAGACCGCCGCCCGGCTCCAGCCGCTCCTCGACGACCCCGAGGAGCACTTCCTGGCGATCAACCCGGTCACCCAGCAGGCCGACCCCAACATCTCGACCGAGTAG
- a CDS encoding ABC-F family ATP-binding cassette domain-containing protein — MQAIQINKAFGARDVLKDVSFRVQPGDRLAVVGRNGEGKTTLLRILAGQMPADSGTVSLPRGASVALHDQRPPLGVDLTLGEYVAQGMEAAQRAEARLAELEARMAAGDAGEDVLADYERAQAALERAGGYNWRSWIERVLRGLGIDEDQLPRPLAGFSGGELTRASLARSLVSRPEVLLLDEPTNHLDIGAVEWLERTIADLGATVLLVSHDRWFLESVATGVLEIDGGRGRVWPMGYSAFRRERALAIDRQGAEAERQAAEIARLERFVIRWRAGTKAKQAQSREKKLDRIERVEAPRRASHLAFGFPKSERSGRVVIEVDGLDVEVPGRRLITGAGFTIERGQRVALVAPNGAGKTTLIETLLGRLTPARGRVTIGHKVSPAYFTQQSEELDDRRTVLETVLIASDLTQTQARTLLGGFLFRGEAAEVRVERLSGGERRRLSLVTLIARGGNLLVLDEPTNHLDTESREALEAALEAFDGTILMVSHDRALIDAVATHTLALEDGGAVMRSGGYADLLEYRAEAQAAPSPPPPPAPAARRRRRLSAEPAPRTGGNGNGNGNGTGGARPGRGEMRRLEREITRVEAAIAATEATLADPAVLADRDALAATGTEHRGLQEELAWLMREWERVAEAVEG, encoded by the coding sequence GTGCAGGCGATCCAGATCAACAAGGCCTTCGGGGCCCGCGACGTCCTGAAGGACGTCTCCTTCCGCGTCCAGCCGGGCGACCGGCTCGCCGTGGTCGGGCGCAACGGCGAGGGCAAGACCACGCTGCTGCGCATCCTCGCGGGCCAGATGCCGGCCGACAGCGGCACCGTCAGCCTCCCGCGCGGCGCCTCCGTGGCCCTGCACGACCAGCGCCCGCCGCTCGGCGTCGACCTCACCCTCGGCGAGTACGTCGCCCAGGGGATGGAGGCCGCCCAGCGCGCCGAGGCCCGCCTCGCCGAGCTCGAGGCCCGCATGGCGGCGGGCGACGCCGGTGAGGACGTCCTTGCCGACTACGAGAGGGCCCAGGCCGCCCTGGAGCGCGCCGGCGGCTACAACTGGCGCTCGTGGATCGAGCGCGTGCTCCGCGGCCTCGGGATCGACGAGGACCAGCTCCCCCGGCCGCTCGCCGGGTTCTCGGGCGGCGAGCTGACGCGGGCGTCGCTGGCCCGGTCCCTGGTGTCGCGCCCCGAGGTGCTGCTGCTCGACGAGCCCACCAACCACCTCGACATCGGCGCCGTCGAGTGGCTGGAGCGCACGATCGCCGACCTCGGCGCCACCGTGCTCCTGGTCTCCCACGACCGCTGGTTCCTCGAGTCCGTCGCGACCGGCGTCCTCGAGATCGACGGCGGGCGCGGCCGCGTCTGGCCGATGGGGTACTCGGCGTTCCGCCGCGAACGCGCCCTCGCCATCGACCGCCAGGGCGCCGAGGCCGAGCGCCAGGCCGCCGAGATCGCCCGCCTGGAGCGCTTCGTCATCCGGTGGCGCGCCGGCACGAAGGCCAAGCAGGCGCAGTCGCGCGAGAAGAAGCTCGACCGGATCGAGCGCGTCGAGGCCCCCCGCCGGGCGAGCCACCTCGCGTTCGGCTTCCCGAAGAGCGAGCGCAGCGGGCGGGTCGTGATCGAGGTCGACGGCCTCGACGTCGAGGTGCCCGGCCGCCGCCTCATCACGGGCGCCGGGTTCACGATCGAGCGGGGCCAGCGCGTCGCGCTGGTCGCGCCGAACGGCGCCGGCAAGACGACGCTCATCGAGACCCTCCTCGGCCGGCTCACCCCGGCGCGGGGGCGCGTCACGATCGGGCACAAGGTGTCGCCCGCCTACTTCACCCAGCAGAGCGAGGAGCTCGACGACCGGCGCACCGTCCTCGAGACCGTGCTGATCGCGAGCGACCTCACCCAGACCCAGGCGCGCACCCTGCTCGGGGGGTTCCTGTTCCGCGGCGAGGCCGCCGAGGTCCGGGTGGAGCGCCTCTCCGGCGGCGAGCGCCGCCGGCTGTCGCTCGTCACCCTCATCGCCCGGGGCGGCAACCTGCTCGTGCTCGACGAGCCCACCAACCACCTCGACACCGAGAGCCGCGAGGCCCTCGAGGCGGCGCTCGAGGCGTTCGACGGCACCATCCTGATGGTCTCCCACGACCGGGCGCTCATCGACGCGGTCGCCACCCACACCCTCGCCCTCGAGGACGGGGGCGCCGTGATGCGCTCCGGCGGCTACGCCGACCTGCTCGAGTACCGGGCCGAGGCGCAGGCCGCCCCGTCGCCGCCTCCCCCGCCGGCCCCGGCCGCGCGCAGGCGGCGGCGCCTGAGCGCCGAGCCCGCCCCGCGGACCGGCGGCAACGGGAACGGGAACGGGAACGGGACCGGGGGCGCCCGCCCGGGGCGGGGCGAGATGCGGCGGCTGGAGCGGGAGATCACCCGGGTCGAGGCGGCGATCGCCGCCACCGAGGCCACGCTCGCCGATCCCGCGGTGCTCGCCGACCGCGACGCCCTCGCCGCGACGGGCACCGAGCACCGGGGCCTGCAGGAGGAGCTCGCGTGGCTGATGCGCGAGTGGGAGCGGGTCGCGGAGGCCGTCGAGGGCTAG
- a CDS encoding M42 family metallopeptidase, with protein MNLPLLRALAEASGPSGREERVRAVVAPELEALCDRVETDPLGNLSGIRDGDGPRLMLAAHMDEISLMVTHVEERGYLRVIPVGGWDARTLVGQRVRVHGREDLEGVVGMTPVHLLDAKDRGKNIEVTDLAIDLGLPGERVRELVRPGDGATRIREVRALGDLVTGKALDDRVGVYVMIEALRRAGRSPAEVVATATVQEEVGLRGARVAATRIRPDIALAIDTCPANDGPGTPTSGPSTRLGKGTAIRVMDASAIGSHALVELLTRIAEEAGIPHQFHVANKGGTDTGSLQLAGEGSVAGCVSIPTRYVHSSVEACHPDDIDASVRLVAGLIERVDELG; from the coding sequence ATGAACCTCCCACTGCTGCGCGCCCTCGCCGAGGCGTCCGGTCCGTCGGGGCGCGAGGAGCGCGTGCGCGCCGTGGTCGCGCCCGAGCTCGAGGCCCTCTGCGACCGGGTCGAGACCGACCCCCTCGGCAACCTCTCCGGCATCCGCGACGGCGACGGGCCGCGCCTGATGCTCGCCGCCCACATGGACGAGATCTCGCTGATGGTCACCCACGTCGAGGAGCGCGGCTACCTGCGCGTCATCCCCGTCGGCGGCTGGGACGCGCGGACGCTCGTGGGACAGCGGGTGCGGGTGCACGGGCGCGAGGACCTGGAGGGCGTCGTCGGCATGACGCCGGTCCACCTGCTCGACGCGAAGGACCGCGGGAAGAACATCGAGGTGACGGACCTCGCCATCGACCTCGGCCTGCCGGGCGAGCGCGTCCGGGAGCTGGTGCGGCCCGGCGACGGCGCGACGCGCATCCGCGAGGTGCGCGCCCTCGGCGACCTCGTGACCGGCAAGGCCCTCGACGACCGCGTCGGCGTCTACGTGATGATCGAGGCCCTGCGCCGCGCCGGCCGCTCGCCCGCCGAGGTCGTCGCGACGGCCACGGTCCAGGAGGAGGTCGGGCTGCGCGGCGCGCGGGTCGCCGCCACCCGGATCCGGCCGGACATCGCCCTCGCGATCGACACCTGCCCGGCGAACGACGGCCCCGGCACGCCGACCAGCGGTCCGAGCACGCGCCTCGGGAAGGGCACGGCGATCCGGGTCATGGACGCCAGCGCGATCGGCTCCCACGCCCTGGTGGAGCTGCTCACCCGGATCGCGGAGGAGGCCGGCATCCCCCACCAGTTCCACGTGGCGAACAAGGGCGGGACCGACACCGGAAGCCTGCAGCTCGCGGGCGAGGGATCGGTCGCGGGCTGCGTCTCGATCCCGACGCGCTACGTGCACTCCAGCGTGGAGGCCTGCCACCCCGACGACATCGACGCGTCGGTGCGCCTCGTGGCCGGGCTGATCGAGCGCGTCGACGAGCTCGGCTAG
- a CDS encoding STAS domain-containing protein, which produces MVAVGEHRGDEGARDVGLRIDVSEREGATIVAFRGELDLEEAPLAREALADAVARGGDAVTVDLRDVTFLGSTGVRILIDAQAAAQAAGARMRVVQGDGPARRLIELLGLGERLDVADPDE; this is translated from the coding sequence TTGGTCGCCGTTGGAGAGCATCGGGGAGACGAGGGTGCGCGCGATGTCGGTCTGCGCATCGACGTCTCCGAGAGGGAGGGCGCGACCATCGTCGCGTTCCGGGGGGAGCTGGACCTCGAGGAGGCGCCGCTCGCCCGCGAGGCGCTCGCCGACGCCGTCGCGCGCGGTGGCGACGCCGTCACCGTGGACCTGCGCGACGTCACGTTCCTCGGGAGCACGGGGGTCCGCATCCTCATCGACGCGCAGGCCGCCGCCCAGGCCGCCGGCGCGCGCATGCGGGTGGTGCAGGGTGACGGGCCGGCACGACGCCTGATCGAGTTGCTCGGGCTGGGCGAGCGCCTCGACGTGGCCGACCCGGACGAGTGA